Proteins encoded within one genomic window of Lysinibacillus louembei:
- a CDS encoding LysR family transcriptional regulator, with translation MTATEAEIIKILAEERNMRKAAERLFLTQPALSQRLQSIEKDWGIQLFLRSPKGLAPTPAGELVIQYAIDSIAKREEVFETIQALNSKVHGTLKIACASIVGQNWLPKVLKDFVTQYPDAKISLMTGWSSEIVKALYEGEAHVGIVRGQVDWKGKKLHLFRDMMYFVDTEITNLQEIETTDRPFIQFKSDSNYYQEIQQWWQRHFHSNPRHQIVVDQIETCKQMVMNGIGYAILPSITLNGAEHMNKIPLTNTENDLGLTRDTWLIGYESSFELRQVAAFVELVQDRARCLYEYR, from the coding sequence ATGACAGCGACAGAGGCTGAAATTATTAAAATACTGGCAGAGGAGCGCAACATGCGCAAGGCAGCAGAGCGTTTGTTTCTAACGCAGCCTGCATTATCTCAACGACTGCAATCAATCGAAAAAGATTGGGGAATACAGTTGTTTTTGCGCTCCCCTAAAGGCTTAGCACCAACCCCTGCTGGCGAGCTTGTCATTCAATATGCGATTGATTCGATAGCGAAACGTGAAGAAGTTTTCGAAACGATTCAAGCATTGAACTCAAAGGTACATGGTACATTGAAAATCGCCTGCGCCTCCATTGTAGGGCAAAATTGGTTGCCGAAAGTGCTAAAGGATTTTGTGACGCAATATCCAGATGCGAAAATCTCATTAATGACAGGCTGGAGCTCTGAAATTGTCAAGGCACTTTATGAGGGAGAAGCCCATGTTGGCATTGTACGTGGACAAGTAGATTGGAAAGGCAAAAAGCTGCATTTATTCCGTGATATGATGTATTTTGTCGATACTGAAATTACAAATTTACAGGAAATCGAAACGACAGATCGTCCGTTTATTCAATTTAAAAGCGACTCGAATTATTATCAAGAAATTCAGCAATGGTGGCAGCGTCATTTTCATTCCAATCCTCGCCATCAAATTGTCGTAGACCAAATTGAAACATGTAAGCAAATGGTGATGAATGGCATTGGCTATGCGATTTTACCATCCATTACATTGAACGGTGCGGAACATATGAATAAAATCCCGCTAACGAACACAGAAAACGACTTAGGCTTAACACGTGATACATGGTTAATCGGCTATGAATCTTCCTTTGAGCTACGTCAAGTAGCCGCCTTTGTAGAATTAGTTCAAGACCGCGCGAGATGTTTATATGAATATAGATAA
- the cbpB gene encoding cyclic-di-AMP-binding protein CbpB — protein MISINNKAILDMPIAELVIPAEKVAHVQSGNSAEHGLLVLTKTGYSSVPVLDVKYRLQGMLSTKMITEEILGLERIEYDRLASIKVEDVMDQEIAYLKITDTFRRALDLVINHAFLCVIEEDGTFAGIMTRRVILKQLKKHIYSNEL, from the coding sequence ATGATTTCAATAAACAACAAAGCTATACTTGACATGCCAATAGCTGAGCTAGTTATTCCAGCAGAGAAGGTTGCACATGTCCAAAGTGGTAATAGCGCAGAACATGGCTTGCTAGTTTTGACGAAAACAGGTTATTCGTCCGTACCAGTATTAGATGTAAAGTATCGTCTACAAGGCATGTTGAGTACAAAGATGATTACAGAGGAGATTTTAGGATTAGAGCGAATTGAATATGATCGGCTTGCTTCAATTAAGGTAGAGGATGTAATGGATCAGGAAATTGCCTATTTAAAAATAACGGACACTTTCCGTAGGGCGTTAGATTTAGTCATCAATCATGCATTTCTTTGTGTTATTGAGGAGGATGGTACGTTTGCAGGGATTATGACACGTCGAGTTATTTTAAAGCAGCTGAAAAAACATATTTATTCAAATGAACTATAG
- a CDS encoding short-chain dehydrogenase — MGIWLYPAIITGVLLLAWSYYVTMRVAKETEQQATTEDTPIHEAIKDHPFLLNPIIVMYFIMNLFLGIIIFYYWATTSY; from the coding sequence TTGGGTATATGGCTTTATCCAGCTATTATTACAGGCGTTTTATTACTTGCATGGAGCTATTATGTGACGATGCGTGTAGCAAAAGAAACGGAGCAACAAGCAACTACGGAAGATACGCCAATTCATGAAGCAATTAAAGACCATCCGTTTTTGTTAAATCCAATTATCGTCATGTACTTTATTATGAACCTGTTTTTAGGAATTATTATTTTTTATTACTGGGCAACGACAAGCTATTAG
- the fadH gene encoding 2,4-dienoyl-CoA reductase yields the protein MLQQKTMIITGGSSGMGLAMAKQFVQEGANVVITGRDVERLAKAKEEIAIYGEAIETFQMDVREPEHVKAMLAFAVEKFGQVDGLVNNAAGNFLVRAEQLSPNGWKAVIDIVLNGTFYCSSELGRYWIENNIKGSILNMVATYAWGAGAGVVHSAAAKAGVLSLTRSLAVEWGGQYGIRVNAIAPGPIERTGGADKLWESEEQACRTIESVPLKRLGTPEEIANLATFILSDKAGYMNGECVTLDGGAWLNQFPF from the coding sequence ATGTTGCAGCAAAAAACAATGATCATTACAGGTGGCTCTAGTGGGATGGGGCTTGCAATGGCGAAGCAATTTGTACAAGAAGGGGCAAATGTCGTGATCACAGGGCGTGATGTAGAGCGATTAGCAAAAGCAAAGGAGGAAATTGCCATATATGGTGAGGCAATCGAAACATTTCAAATGGATGTACGTGAGCCTGAGCATGTAAAAGCGATGCTTGCTTTTGCCGTTGAGAAGTTTGGACAAGTGGATGGACTTGTTAACAATGCAGCAGGTAATTTTTTAGTTCGAGCAGAGCAATTATCACCAAACGGCTGGAAAGCGGTTATCGATATCGTCTTAAACGGTACGTTTTATTGTTCGTCAGAGCTAGGGCGCTACTGGATTGAAAATAATATAAAAGGCTCCATTTTAAATATGGTTGCGACATATGCTTGGGGAGCAGGTGCAGGTGTTGTTCATTCAGCAGCAGCAAAAGCAGGCGTCTTATCGTTAACACGCTCATTAGCCGTTGAATGGGGTGGACAGTACGGAATTCGTGTCAATGCCATTGCACCAGGACCGATTGAGCGAACAGGCGGAGCAGATAAGCTATGGGAATCAGAGGAGCAAGCATGTCGTACAATTGAATCCGTTCCGTTAAAACGTCTTGGCACACCAGAAGAAATTGCCAATTTAGCAACGTTTATTTTATCGGATAAAGCTGGGTATATGAACGGTGAATGTGTAACACTAGATGGCGGTGCATGGTTAAATCAATTTCCATTTTAG
- a CDS encoding putative bifunctional diguanylate cyclase/phosphodiesterase, translated as MIQHNVNNLFEKVIQLNPFDAVVVLKHVEQKYIVQHANCKALRLFNCLFEEEMDAEQFFHQINWFEMQQFISQNDQEIKRMKLDDVDIAVVLQTIVEQGEEYVVVIIRSLIASPMMDEQGLHMIGSAYYDELTELYNRRALNKQWTDEERFEKTSNVALLLVDLDRFKKFNESLGKQRSDQLLFEVSERFKSLRSEYCEVFRHNGDEFVIIFNYEELSEVETIAYNILQSLQEPFIVDEQEYFVTASIGIAIAKTVDRDLDTLLHQADQALFYMKNNGRGHYCYYREELNHYFPNEALMEAHLHRAIELNELMIYFQPQVNLETNKIDSFEALIRWENRKFGMVSPAQFIPIAESSGLIISIGEWVLERVCQYQKEWRECGFKPVRVAVNISPKQFKQKSFVKRISALLKEYAIEPKYLELEITESSMTDLHETTSILKRLKEIGVYVSVDDFGTGYSSLSYLKEYPIDIIKIDQSFIVDIEKDQKNKAIVETIILLAQNLGLEVIAEGVEESGQEQFLRENNCQKVQGYLYNRPLPAKQIVEQYFH; from the coding sequence ATGATACAACATAATGTAAACAATTTATTCGAAAAAGTTATTCAGCTAAATCCATTTGATGCAGTTGTTGTTTTAAAGCATGTTGAACAAAAATATATTGTTCAACATGCAAATTGTAAGGCACTGCGTTTATTTAATTGCTTATTCGAAGAAGAAATGGATGCAGAACAGTTTTTTCATCAAATTAATTGGTTTGAAATGCAGCAATTCATTTCACAAAATGATCAAGAAATTAAAAGAATGAAATTGGACGATGTGGATATAGCTGTCGTTTTACAAACAATTGTGGAGCAAGGTGAGGAATATGTAGTTGTCATTATACGTTCTTTAATTGCATCACCAATGATGGACGAGCAAGGCTTGCATATGATTGGCTCAGCCTACTATGATGAATTAACAGAGCTTTATAATCGTAGAGCATTAAATAAGCAATGGACAGATGAGGAACGTTTCGAAAAAACATCCAATGTTGCATTATTACTCGTGGATTTAGATCGCTTTAAAAAATTTAACGAATCCTTAGGAAAGCAACGTTCTGATCAACTATTATTTGAAGTAAGTGAAAGATTTAAAAGCTTGCGCAGCGAATATTGTGAAGTATTTCGACATAATGGAGATGAGTTCGTCATTATTTTCAATTATGAAGAGCTGAGTGAAGTAGAAACGATTGCCTATAACATTTTGCAAAGCTTGCAAGAACCATTTATCGTCGATGAACAAGAATATTTTGTGACGGCTTCCATTGGAATTGCTATAGCAAAAACTGTGGATAGAGATTTAGATACCTTGCTCCATCAAGCAGATCAAGCGTTATTTTATATGAAAAATAATGGCAGAGGACATTATTGCTATTATCGTGAGGAGCTTAATCATTATTTCCCGAATGAAGCCTTAATGGAGGCACATTTACACAGAGCGATTGAGTTAAATGAGCTAATGATTTATTTTCAGCCACAGGTTAATTTAGAAACAAATAAAATAGACAGCTTTGAGGCATTAATACGCTGGGAAAATCGTAAATTTGGCATGGTGTCACCAGCACAGTTTATTCCGATTGCCGAATCCTCAGGCTTAATTATTAGCATCGGTGAATGGGTGCTAGAGCGTGTTTGTCAATATCAAAAAGAGTGGCGAGAATGTGGATTCAAGCCTGTACGGGTAGCAGTCAATATATCACCAAAGCAGTTTAAGCAAAAGAGCTTTGTAAAACGTATTTCAGCTTTATTGAAAGAATATGCTATTGAGCCAAAATATTTGGAGCTAGAAATTACAGAGAGCTCTATGACAGATTTGCATGAAACGACATCTATTTTAAAGCGCTTAAAGGAAATTGGTGTTTATGTATCAGTAGATGATTTTGGTACAGGCTATTCATCGCTTAGCTATTTAAAGGAATATCCGATTGATATTATTAAAATTGATCAATCCTTTATTGTAGATATCGAAAAGGATCAGAAAAACAAAGCGATTGTTGAAACGATTATTTTGCTTGCTCAAAACCTAGGATTAGAAGTGATTGCAGAAGGTGTTGAGGAAAGTGGACAAGAGCAATTTTTAAGGGAAAATAACTGTCAAAAGGTACAGGGCTATTTATATAATCGCCCGCTACCTGCAAAGCAAATTGTGGAGCAATACTTTCATTAA
- a CDS encoding RNA degradosome polyphosphate kinase, translated as MSTNISANEMNNNLENVNTTLSKETLLEEISKPQYYNNRELSWLAFNERVLEEAEDTNNPLLERLKFLAIFSSNLDEFFMVRVAGLQDQVRAGFHKAENKSGLTPKEQLTKIAERTQALVRRQMEIYRYLIDDLLSQENVFIRDLKLLTAEQKKYINELFEETIFPVLTPIAVDAYRPFPTLLGGTQNLLVMLESNTDVELENVDKVAIVQVPSVLERVIKVPSHNDETVYVLLEDVITSHIDKLFFGYKVKSSQAFRLTRNADLTIHEEGAQDLLVEIEKELKKRKWGVGSRLEVRDGEMNDDVLEYLLEEFEIEESDVFKIDGPLDLTFMFPFVKAISPGLEHLMYESFIPQPPQDLSSDENLFEKALVQDLFFHHPYESFVPIVDFIMEAANDPSVLAIKQTLYRVSGNSPIIQALKQAAENGKQVTVLVELKARFDEENNVHWAKLLEQAGCLVIYGMNNLKTHSKITLVVRRRAGKIERFVHLGTGNYNDATAKIYTDMAIITSNKDFGIDATNFFNYLSGYTEKPKFNHLVVSPYDIRDEFIQLIDEEIRCHKEHGNGFIKAKMNSLTDKDLMLKLYEASIAGVKIELIIRGICCLRPGIKGVSENICVTSIVGRFLEHSRIFWFHHNGANKLFLSSADMMTRNMVNRVEILFPIYSLDIKQRIMDIMDLQLSDNQKARIQDANGKYHYKEGHTSVERINSQESFLKEAIGTVKLDE; from the coding sequence ATGTCAACAAATATTAGCGCAAATGAAATGAATAATAATCTTGAAAATGTCAATACTACATTATCGAAAGAAACTTTGCTTGAGGAAATTAGCAAGCCTCAATATTATAATAACAGAGAGTTAAGCTGGCTAGCTTTTAATGAGCGTGTATTAGAAGAGGCGGAAGATACGAATAACCCATTATTAGAGCGCTTAAAATTTTTGGCTATTTTCAGCTCGAATTTAGATGAGTTTTTTATGGTGCGTGTAGCTGGATTACAGGATCAAGTAAGAGCAGGCTTCCATAAAGCAGAAAATAAATCGGGCTTAACACCTAAGGAACAGCTAACCAAAATTGCTGAGCGCACACAGGCATTGGTGCGTCGACAAATGGAAATATATCGCTACTTGATTGATGACCTACTATCACAAGAAAATGTCTTTATTCGTGATTTAAAGCTACTAACAGCAGAGCAAAAGAAATATATTAATGAATTATTTGAAGAAACGATTTTCCCTGTTTTGACACCTATCGCTGTAGATGCGTATCGCCCATTTCCAACTTTATTAGGTGGGACGCAAAACTTGCTTGTGATGCTAGAGAGCAATACAGATGTAGAGCTTGAAAATGTAGATAAAGTAGCGATAGTACAAGTACCATCAGTGTTAGAGCGCGTTATTAAAGTACCTAGTCATAATGATGAAACGGTTTATGTGTTGCTAGAAGATGTCATTACAAGTCACATTGATAAGCTATTTTTCGGCTATAAAGTGAAATCTTCACAAGCCTTTCGCCTAACGCGCAATGCAGATTTAACAATTCATGAGGAAGGTGCACAGGACTTATTAGTAGAAATTGAAAAAGAGCTGAAAAAGCGCAAATGGGGCGTTGGTAGCCGTCTTGAAGTACGTGATGGAGAAATGAACGACGATGTGCTTGAATATTTATTAGAGGAATTCGAAATTGAAGAGTCTGATGTATTTAAAATTGATGGACCGCTTGATTTAACATTTATGTTCCCCTTTGTGAAGGCAATTTCTCCAGGGCTTGAGCATCTAATGTATGAGAGCTTTATCCCACAGCCGCCGCAAGATTTAAGCTCGGATGAAAATTTATTCGAAAAAGCATTAGTGCAAGATTTATTTTTCCATCATCCATACGAATCATTCGTGCCGATTGTGGACTTTATTATGGAAGCAGCCAATGACCCATCTGTCCTAGCAATTAAGCAAACGCTATACCGGGTAAGTGGAAATTCGCCAATTATTCAAGCGTTGAAGCAGGCGGCGGAAAACGGCAAGCAGGTGACTGTTTTAGTGGAATTAAAAGCGCGTTTTGATGAGGAAAACAATGTACATTGGGCAAAGCTTCTTGAACAAGCAGGCTGCTTAGTGATTTATGGAATGAACAACTTGAAGACACATTCTAAAATTACGCTAGTTGTTCGAAGAAGAGCTGGAAAAATTGAGCGCTTTGTGCATTTAGGAACAGGAAACTATAATGATGCGACAGCTAAAATATATACCGATATGGCCATTATCACATCGAATAAAGATTTTGGCATAGATGCAACAAACTTCTTCAATTATTTGAGCGGTTATACAGAGAAGCCAAAATTCAATCATCTAGTCGTATCACCCTACGATATTCGCGATGAATTTATTCAATTAATTGATGAAGAAATTCGTTGTCATAAAGAGCATGGGAATGGCTTTATAAAAGCAAAAATGAACTCATTAACAGACAAGGATTTAATGTTAAAGCTATACGAAGCTTCAATAGCAGGTGTCAAAATAGAGTTAATTATTCGAGGTATTTGCTGCTTGCGACCAGGTATTAAAGGTGTGAGTGAAAATATTTGTGTAACGAGCATTGTGGGACGCTTTTTAGAGCATTCACGTATTTTCTGGTTCCATCATAATGGAGCAAATAAGCTATTTTTATCATCGGCAGACATGATGACCCGCAATATGGTTAATCGTGTAGAGATTTTATTCCCAATCTATTCGCTTGATATTAAACAGCGTATTATGGATATTATGGATTTACAATTAAGCGATAATCAAAAGGCACGTATTCAAGATGCGAATGGGAAATATCATTATAAAGAGGGACATACGAGCGTAGAACGTATTAACAGTCAGGAATCGTTTTTAAAAGAGGCGATTGGTACAGTGAAACTTGACGAATAG